The nucleotide sequence ccatttaaaatgttgttagtACTATTccttacaaacatttttcattataacacatttttttaaatttgaaacatatcTAAGACACAACCTAGAGGTAGAAGCAAAGTTGGAGTGTCCATTTAATGTGAACTCCTTTGTTGGTCATTAAATTATGCACCTATTGTGCAATGTTTGCCCAATTACATGCAATTGTCATGGCACTATATGAgccgtttattttgaaagtgaccTAACtccgtttttcatttttttgccGGTTACCATTGTTACATGTACAACTCCATGTTATTTATCAGTGAATCACTTCAGATTTCTTATATTCAGAGAAAAtacgatacattttttacacataagttttccgaattaattgaataactgAGCCGTGTAGTTTGAAAGTGGCCAAACTGCATTTATAGTTGCATCAAGTTATTGTTTCATGcatcttaaaacatattaaaaaattaagtgaaaaaCACATCATAGCTGTGACATGTGCACCTggcaaaatagaaacattaaagtagCTTTAATGTGGTTGAAAATTGTCCAAGCTTTGGataataatgtagaaattatagatcataattttttaatatcaggaCATTCGTTTTTACCAATTGATAGAGATTTTGCCATGGTAGaaatggcattaaaaaaataatttactgttcCAAGTCTTTCCccaagattattaaaaagtgtcggaagggtaataattttattctaaatgaaaTGAGACAGGAAGATTTTGtatcgacaaaattattagaagaCGCAATTTTcaaaagagtaaaaaattctGATTGAGAATCAATAAACTGGTTAAGAATATGTTGGATGCGTTTTGTCAGAAATGaaccatataattttttttataagaaatccatgaatgaaaattaaaatttcaaagttcTGAAATTATTACCACGTCGGGGTAGTctagtaaattgtttttaataaaatgtttgtaattttctatgttctgtaattaaaaaatgttttgaatcgcataaattatgtttccaaaatgttttcaacatatgcaaaacaaattccgtattcttttttttcaatttgaaacatcttaaattatgttgaatggACTTGGGCaccttcaaattttataatgaatctggctgttaattttgaaagtggcccaaCTCCATTCTTGATAATAAAACGcacgttatttacttaataattgccactattttaacaggaactttaaatttaatatcctTAGATACGCTTAAGCAGTATGACTCCTTAGTatcttatacatatatttttaaattcattgaaacgCAAACCTTTCAATATCTCGATTTGAAGATAAATGGAGTTaggccactttcaaaataagcgGCTCATATATGCTAGTTGTTTGTggttaagttttattatttcatttgtgttggttaataaaatagtaataacattttaaaataatagattaagTAAAAGtacttattctttatttataacattttcaacACTAGTAAAATGCAATGACTTAGAACAAAGTTCACATAGACAAATATCTTGCTAAACTAAACAATTGATGTATGTATACCTTAAATATAATCAATGCATACCTCCTCCTTTCTCTAGCATTTGTGCAAATCTATTTGTAACAAGAAGTGAAACATCAATGAATCTCTCAACACAATTACTGATGCAAGTTTCTGTGCGGGAATCTAGTTTGGATCCCGGTTTATCCACACATTTGTCCCAGCAAAAGTCATTAAACTCGTGTATctagaaagaaaaaagttttaaacatttatttaatttataaataaata is from Papilio machaon chromosome 5, ilPapMach1.1, whole genome shotgun sequence and encodes:
- the LOC106715691 gene encoding mitochondrial import inner membrane translocase subunit Tim8; amino-acid sequence: MSDLSDYSSTKAGDSELQDFLMVEKQKAQFHAQIHEFNDFCWDKCVDKPGSKLDSRTETCISNCVERFIDVSLLVTNRFAQMLEKGGGMH